Part of the Caballeronia sp. SL2Y3 genome is shown below.
GGCGGCGAGCATCGTGATCCAGAAGCTCGTCGGCCAGTCGGTGTAATAGGCGAGCGTGAGGCCCGCCCACGCTTGCCCCAGCGCGAAGAGCGCGGCGAGCAGCAGGCCCGTCGACAGCCGCGTGGTCACGTTCTGCGCCGCCGCTGCCGGCCCGACCATCAGCGCGAAAACGAGCAGCACGCCGACGATCTGCGTGCACGCCGCCACCGCGAGCGCGGTGATCGCGAGAAACAGCACGGAGACGAGGCGCAGCGAGACGCCTTTGGCTTCGGCCAGTTCCGGCTGCAACGAAGCGAAGAGCAGCGGCCGCATGATGACGCCCAGCGCAACGAGACTGACCGTCGCGAGTCCGGCGAGCACCACGAGCGTTTCGTGACTCACGCCGAGCACGTTGCCGAACAGCAGCGCGGTGGCCTGCGTCGCGTACGCGGTGAAGAAGTGCAGAAACAGCAGCCCGAAGCCGAGCGACAGCGAAAGAATCACGCCGATGGCCACGTCGCGCCCCGACAGCCGCTCGCCTAGCGCGCCCATGCCGACGCCCGCCGCGAGCGTGAAGCCGACCATGCCCCAGATGGGCGATACGCCGAGCAGCACCGCGCCCGTCGCGCCGGTGAAGCCCACGTGCGACAGCGCGTGTCCCGCGAACGTCTGCCCGCGCATCACCAGAAAATACCCGACGATTCCCGCCAGCACCGCGACGATGCCCGACGCCGCGAAGGCGTTCACCATGAAGTCGTATTCAAACATCGTGCGTGTGCGTTCCCTTCTTGCCGTGGCCGTGCGTACGAGCGTGGTCGTGCTGGTGGTCGTGCTCGTGCTGATGCCCGTTGCCATTTTCGTGCGCGTGATCGAGCTTGTCGATTTCGACGTCGCCCGACATCACGAAGATGCGGCCGTTCACGCGCATGACGTCGATGGTCGAGCCGTAGAGACGCGAAAGCACCGGCTTCGAGATGACTTCATCGACGGTGCCGAGCGCCGCGCGCCCGTTGCCGAGATACAGCACGCGATCGAGCGAATTGAGCAGCGGATTCAGTTCGTGCGCGGAGAAAAGCACCGTGATGTTGAGTTCGCGCTGCACGCGCCGCACGAGTTCCACGACGCTCGTCTGATGACGCGGATCGAGGCTGATGAGCGGCTCGTCGAGCAGCAAGAGACGCGGGTTGCCGAGCAGACATTGCGCGAGCAGAAGCCGCTGACGCTCGCCGC
Proteins encoded:
- a CDS encoding metal ABC transporter permease codes for the protein MFEYDFMVNAFAASGIVAVLAGIVGYFLVMRGQTFAGHALSHVGFTGATGAVLLGVSPIWGMVGFTLAAGVGMGALGERLSGRDVAIGVILSLSLGFGLLFLHFFTAYATQATALLFGNVLGVSHETLVVLAGLATVSLVALGVIMRPLLFASLQPELAEAKGVSLRLVSVLFLAITALAVAACTQIVGVLLVFALMVGPAAAAQNVTTRLSTGLLLAALFALGQAWAGLTLAYYTDWPTSFWITMLAAVVYAASLLARRGS
- a CDS encoding metal ABC transporter ATP-binding protein, yielding MIRESKAALEVDRVTLELGGRAILNDASFTVHTGEFIGVLGPNGAGKTTLMRALLGLVPVASGAIRVNGEAVVRGNPSIGYMPQIRAGLANRRVLGRDFVAMAADGHRWGLPRRDARTRADVERVLDLVGARQLAARPLSELSGGERQRLLLAQCLLGNPRLLLLDEPLISLDPRHQTSVVELVRRVQRELNITVLFSAHELNPLLNSLDRVLYLGNGRAALGTVDEVISKPVLSRLYGSTIDVMRVNGRIFVMSGDVEIDKLDHAHENGNGHQHEHDHQHDHARTHGHGKKGTHTHDV